tattattttctaatgatgTAGTAAACACCAACAAGACGGACGAGCCTGCTGAAAGCACCAGGAAAGGAgacgagaaaaagaaaaggaccagGAGAGGAACACGAGGCAGAGGCAGAAAGATCAATTACAGAAAGTTCCAGGACAACaaagcaggtattaatattaatatcatgtgatgatgtcagtaatgtacCTGCTGATATTAGTTCAGTTCTTGTGGTTCACTGGTATTCGTGCTGTTAGAAAACTGACAATATTAACTTATTCAGAAACAGAGAagctgaaagaggtggatgatggagcggaggctgaagccatcagtGAACTGATGAACGTCCTCCTGGATGAGACGGAGGAATCCAATGGCCAGTCTCTGGGTGagcaaaaaatataatctcagaataatttcagacaaaatgcaaaacatttatATCTATATCAACCCTCTATTCTTAACAAGATGCACAAAATATTTGAAGTTAAACTAGAGTTAGAAAATGTTAagttttaaattgaaatgtttttgtttcagcaGGAGAAAGTGGGGAGATCGTGATGAGTGCCGAcgctgaagctgaggctgaagcctTTAATGATTTCCTGACCGTCCTCCTGGAGGAGATAAGCGACGAGATCAACCTGCCTCTGGGTGAGTAAAGAAATTAACTTCCAGTGAGGAAATAGCATTTgtgttacacatttaaataccCTTTACACTGATAAAGTGCTGTACAGATTTACACAACCAGAGTTAATGTGCAATAAAGACGGGCTGCGCCCATgaagagctttaaaaacaaaggaTAAAACCTGAATATTGCaatattaaattacaatatttaaaacagggatgctgaaagaggtggatgatggggcggaggctgaagccatcaaccagctcctgaacgtcctcctggatcaGTCAGGGGAAATGATCCACCTGCCTctgggtaagtaaagaaaataaattataatatgcCTAAATTTCAATTACAACGTTAATTACCATTCACATGACAAAGTGATGTACAGATTTGCAAAAGAAATTCATACAAACTTACactaaattaaatgaaatgtgagaaaataaaggaaactgaaatgctaCAAAAGAACCATCAAGAAAATTTGAggtgctgtgttagagagctctgatttttctgttagaaaactgagaatattaatttattttttaaaaacagggatgctgaaggaggtggatgatggggcggaggctgaagccatcagccagctccagaacgtcctcctggatcaggcaggggaaacttctggccagtctctgggtgagtaaagaacataaataatgccaaaaatatttcaataacaacattaaatacaatttacactgaCAATGTGACGTGAGGATTTGCAAAAGAAAATCATACAAACttacattaaatgaaatgaaatgagagaaaataaaggaaactgaaatgctaTAAACTAACATAAAGAAaatttgatgtgctgtgttagagagctctgattttactgttacaaaactgagaatattatttattgtaaaacagggatgctgaaggaggtggatgatggggcggaggctgaagccatcaaccagctccagaacgtcctccTGGTTCAGGCAGGGGAAACAtctggccagtctctgggtgagtaaaaaataaataaataaattataatatgctaataatatttaaattacaaagTTAAATACAATTCACACTGATAAAGTGACGTGAggatttgcaaaaataaatgataaaacctttaaataaaatgaaatgcaagccaataaaggaaactgaaattTTACAAGAATAGTCATGAaatttgatgtgctgtgttagagagctctaattttactgttagaaaactgagaatattaatttattttttaaaaacagagatgctgaaggaggtggatgatggggcggaggctgaagccatcagcCAGCTCCAGAACGTTCTCCTAGTTCAGGCAGGGGAAACTtctggccagtctctgggtgagtaaaaaaatataatctcaaaataatttcagacaaaatgcaaaacaataactgaaaaaagCCTCATATTAACGTTGCCGTGGTGATGAACACAGTTAACTCGTATTAATAACACATAATACTCCATAGCTACTAACCCTCTATTCTTAACAAGATGCTGTAATGCTCAAAATATTTGTACTTAAACTAGAGTTAGAAAATGTTAagttttaaattgaaatgtttgtgtttcagcAGGAGAAAGTGGGGAGATCGTGATGAGTGCCGAcgctgaagctgaggctgaagcctTTAATGATTTCCTGACCGTCCTCCTGGAGGAGATAAGCGATGAGATCAACCTGCCTCTGGGTGAGTAAAGAAATTAACTTCCAGTGAGGAAATAGCATTTGTGTTACACGTTTAAAGATAAATTGATAAAGTGCTCTATAATAATgtaagatattttttaaataaaagcccaACTGATATTGATTGAAGGTCAACCAGCTCAGCAACGGCTTCCATTAATACTGGAATTAATGCATAGTTCTCCATATCTACTACTCATATATCACTTCTTAAGTACTGAAACACtaaacagaaacactggaaaagatTGTTGTATTTAATAGGGTTTTGTGGATTAAATGAATTTTGAGTTCCTAGAGCATTAAAGAGCTTTTACCTGAATGACgcaggtattaatattaatatcatgtgatgatgtcagtaatgtacCTGAAGAATttctgatattaaattaaattaaatgaggaACTGAAGTGAAACACTTTATCCTCCTCAAATAATACAATCTAAACATTATATCAAGTTTTAATTGTgaatcatgtgattttttttttttcaggagacATTGAGGCTGAAGCTGAAGGTCAAGCTGAAGTTGAGGTTGAAGTTGAGGCAGAAGGTGAAGCTGAAATTGAGGCTGAAGTTGAAGCTGAAATTGAGGCTGAAAGTGAAGCTGAAGGTGAAACTaaagctgaagctgaagttgAGGCTGAAGATAAAGGTGAAGCTGAAGGAGTTGTTGAAGAAGGAAAGCTGGACGACACTgaaacagagaacagcacatcTCTGGGTGAGTAGGAGCAATCACTAAACCTCAACTACTCAAAGAAATAagtgcataaacaaacaaataaataaataagtaggtaagtaagtaaataagtaaataagttgtagctgaggctgcagtacaGCTAGTGGACGTTATACTGGCTGAGACTATACacgtaatttgtaaaaatatttataagtgaaaattgtaataatttataaagttCAATTAAAGTGGcaataatgatattattaataattgtgaCATTATAAATTATCAGAGAGCAATAATACAGAGAAGCCTGAAAACACCGGGAatggaaatgagaaaaagaaaaggagcaggAGAGGAACACGAGGCAAAGGAAGGAAGATCAATTACAGAAAGTTCCAGGACAATaaagcaggtattaatattaatatcatgtcatgatgtcagtaatgtacCTGAAGAACTGCTGATATTAGTTCAGTTTGTGTTAAATGGCGAATCTAAACTTTATATCATGTTTTAATTGTGAATCGTGTGACTTTTGTCAGGACGATCTGCAGCTGAGGCCGTAGAAAGACCAGCAGAAGATGCagaaacagagaacagcacacCTCTGGGTGAGAAGGAGCGATCAGTCCCCCTTACACACCTCTTTAAATTCCACAGAATCCCTCCGAGCATCAAATCCTCTGATATTAGGCTcaatattcaaatgtgtacaataatattttgcctGTTTATTGCAGCCGAgttctttttattcctgaaatttgaccctgagctttttattcctgaaattcgAAGATTATAATACACATCTGGACAGctgttcatgtttgtgtgtcacAGCAGACAAACCCATGGTGAAGGCGGATGAAGAATCTGAGCCTAAAGAGGAAATCCAACTCCCTGAGACGGAGACCGTTAACGAGCAGCTCCTGAGTATGCCATGAAAATGAGCGTTCCATATTACGATGACAATAAAATAGACAAATACTGAATACAAtggtggtaataataataataatattgtttaagATTGTGACATTATTCTTACATTATTTCCTAAAGATGAAGTAAAGGCAAAGAAGAAGGTCAGGAGAGGAACACgaggaagagggagaaaaaTCAACTACAAGAAAGTTGAGGACAAAGAAGGTAATCATGAGAAATAGATAAAAGCACCAACAGACACAAGCAGCCAACAAGGACACGCTGTTCATAGTTAATACCCTTTATGTTAATCCATCCAAGTGTTCCACGCATTAATCTAATTTACCTCAGCGTAAAACTTTACTAGCTGATTACTGCGGTCTGTGTTGCGTAATTCctgctgaattctgggaaaCAAGCTTGCACAGTGATTTCTCTAATTCTGTCCCACAGCTGAACAGAATGGAGGGAGGAAAGAGCTGACTGACGCCAAAGCATCAAGAGACCAGCGTGAAcgtcagacagaaagaaagccgcagacacacacacgtgtgtggaCACGCCGTGACCGAGCCTGTGAGTCAGGGTGGAGAGGACCTGCTCACTGCGaccagagagacaggagagtcCCGAGAAGATCAGCTCAAGAGACGCCATCACATGCTGGAGCCTGatcaattaaacacacacacacacacacaccaagcccCCATCCTCTCCTTAAGCCTAACCCTACCACCCCCACAAACCcccaaataattattaacattatttttaaaaaatgaataaaaaccctttatactttacactttactttTGTCTGCTTTCTATGAGCAGTAATTATTTCTGCACATGCACTGAGTAGTCTAATAGGCAAGTGTCCAGTTTTAAGCTGATATTCCATGTGCGCAGCTTCACTGTAGACTGTGTGCTGGGTgacatcagaaatgcatgtgaaaatatactgtaagtcaatcaagtgggtttttatcaTCATTCTTCTATGCAGCTTGTACACACTGAAGTGAAAggtcatttctccaggaccatggagCAACACAGAGCAgtacgcaagactacataaagcgcacacacaacagtgtgagacgagtgcaggacgaatacacagaacagcacaataaatacacaggaccaTACATACAAGACATGtgggctgtaaactgtagaCTATTTAGTATAACTGTAGTACATAAGTACATCTGTAGCAGTAATAAATATATCTGTAGTATGTAAATATATCTGTAGTATGTAAATATATCTGTAGTATGTAAGTATCTCTGTAAGTAAAGTGTTGCAGGTTTGTGAAATGTGGTATGCAGTGGTACTGAGATTTGATTTGATCTGGTGTTCTGTTATATTTTTGTGTCCTATATGGTCACATAACACCAGTTACATCCCAAATCACTCCTTATTGcagacatgtagtgcactagttAGGGTGTGAAACTCATTATGTACATAGCGAGTGTATAGGGAACAGGAAGTcggccatttttaaaaattatttattcgAAATATTTAATAGATCGTAAATATTCAAGTGAAAATAACAAATTACTATCCTCTTACTATCTTTTTTgatatcaaaaatatttaaaaaattataattcgATGAATGTCAGGGCTATTCGTAACCGGAAGTGACGTTCAGTAAAAGTCTCATCTTGGAGAAAAGAGCTAAAGAATCCATTTTTGTTTGGATAAAAACATccgtcattttttttttaaataagtgtataacctgatgatgatgatgatgatgatgagtagGAATTAACTGGTGTTTGATATTCTAGAAGATTTAACACCACATGTAACTCTGTCAGTGTTTAATCTCCTGTGTGAAGGTAAATATTTCTGTTAGCTCTTTATGCTAGCGCTCTTTGTTAAACGGTATTAGctaattagccagctagcttacCTGTCTAGCTAGATACACTTGACTCTATGTTCATATTaagatttaaatttaattgtCTTTAATATATCTGACACAATAGAGATAGCTAGCCTAGCTGCTGCTGTTTGATTTAGCTGTATGATTAGCACTCTGGCTAAGCTGTCACCTGTGCGCTCAGGTAGAGCTAACCTCAGTTTATGTCTCAGGTTTGAGATATTTAACATAAAGACacgattttttttctcaattgcACTCCTATCTAAGGAAATGGACAATAACTTATTTAATAATATCGTCAAATAGTTTTGAACTTCATGAGTTTAATGGTAGCTTGATAAATGAATCAGAGCTGTCAGTGTCAGGTGAGATATTTATCCAAAATACAACATTATGTGCAAAATAATCTATGAAAAATCAACTTATAAACCTGATAAAGCTTCTGTATTGTCTGTTCTTGAGTGTCATATAGCTAATCAGTCaggttttatgatttttgatGTTGTTTTTCTGTCGTTCTGTCGCGAACGAATCGACTCTTTGAGTCGGCTCTTTTAGGTGAGTCGACTCtcatatataatacataagctatttgttttgttttcttttgtatttttttccctcttttttctttctagatGTAGGCAGTGCTGTTATTCTTACTGTGTAAATGTAAACCAAATGCTTCACCAGTACATTTGTAGTGCCTtgctgattaaataattatttatagattttataaaACGCAATACAAGGCAAGTAGTGATTTTCTGGCTATTAGAAGGTAAAGGaggaattattattaacaattattatgAATTAAACAATTCAGCTGTAGTTATGCAAAGAAGAACAATCACAGGTCATAATCTCACAAACtatcacaaataaaataaaataaaataaataaataaatgcagtgaGTCATTTGGGagctgaaagagtcgactcgtgTTGATCAGCTGAGCCAAATTATCTGATTCACTGAAAAGAGCTGGAATCCCAGCACAGTTTCTAATCCTGCTGCACGCATAAGGCATGCTGTAGAGCAGGGGTCTCTAATCCTCTCCGCAAAGACCCGGTCTCGCTGTAGGTTTTCACTCCAGCCACATCTGAGCCGCACCTGAGCCGCACCTGAGCCTGCGAAATTTCTTCCACTGCGAATATAAGCGGCAACCGGATACGACATCACGCTCCAaggtgttgttttttgtttttttgtttttgttttttttatctacacATGTATATACCAAATATACCATCTGATCCTGTCTGCAGCGACACCGAAATCCAGGCAGCTTCTCCTTTGATGTtgattttatattcattaaaatctGTGTTGTATAAAACGAGATGATGCGACACCGCTATAATCAGTGTTTCCTCCATCTTCGATTCTCTGAAGAGGTCACGCCGTGACGTGTCGAGCTTCTACTGGTCGCACTTCTTCACGTGCTACGAATTCGCAGGTCAGAGTTCACCGAACTTGAACTTTGTAACACCAAGAAATGCGAAACTTCTTCGCACAAGCTTGCGTTTCCGGTCTTCAGTGTTCACAGGCGTATGAATGGAAGTCAACGGAACTGAAAAGTGTAGTGTGAACGCCGCTTAAGTCTCCGATCAGCTATCAAGTGCCTGCTATTcggctggaatgaaaacctgcagcttgACGATTATACTGAAGACCCGTGCTGGAGTgtgtttccctgctctaacacacacacacacttatttaccTCACATTAACCACACAACAGAGAAGCTTGTAGGTTCTCTAGGACCAGGATTGAGAAACAATGAACTAAAGGacatacagtgctgtgcaaaagtcttggcaccctgttttttttttttgtttttttttttttagtccaaactttgttatagatgtttatttactgacttctacattattgattcagtacaaaaacattttagattccaaacattagttttccagcacaaaatgaaatgttacagaaaaatgtttgtatgtcagtaaagaaagcagcagattccataagagacacttttcagataaaaacataatgaaggctgctgggtttcgctgcagaaataagaagcgagtcgacagtcaaagtctccagaagaactgtggctgcttctgcaagatgctcagtaacacttccagctcatttccttataaaactgcacacactgcacctcagatactgtttattaaaaaaaaaagcaaagagtcttcacattaaatattgactttgtttcatttattactgtttactgctctttataggagttttttaaaatgtagaaacatttaatttcattatttttgaaggcttctttgctctacagcatttctttgcatgtgctaagacttttgcacagtactgtgtttATGAGCTACACTCTGGCTTCCTGTCAGTCCTGAGAGCTTTTTCAGAGAGTTTCAGATCCCTTCCTTTGTGTAGAATATTCACTAcatgtgctcactacataggctGTAACAATGATGCTGAGGATCCTGACTAACCAGTCTGTGCCTGAAAGAACTGTATTTAAGGTTCAGACACAAACTTGCTTGCagttgcttgtgttttttttttttttttttttttttttttgtcatatttaatttaatgtctgATAAAGTTTGCACACAGTACTGGCACCCTTGGCGTCTTTTGCTTAAAGGCACACCCGACATAAACACACCATTCAACATAAAATAAAGAAGGTTTGAgtaatatttagatttatttggtggttacactaacacacactaatcaccAACGTGCAAACCTCCAGAGAAACTCCTCCTACATTCACGGTACTGTAATGTGATGGGAAACAGGCACAGAGACTAGGTCAGGATAAGGagagttttgtgtttgtttatatttaatataattctctggaacatctgcaaagcaagtaaacattatagcagctgtgaTTTAATTACGATTTAATCTGATTCTGAACGTTCTCAGGCGCGGACGCTGATCATGGGGGACTGCTTACACACCTCGGCTGACAGTTTGTCTAAACTGGTGAAATGGGCGCACAGTCACGGGACGATCTGCACGCTGATCCCGAGCTTGAAGCACTTGCTGACGGAGGGAGCTCACGGAAACCTGACGGCACTGTGGGGCTGCAGCGCCGGCCACGCCTACCACTGGCCCTTAACGTCCTCCTGTAAAACGGCCCACAAGGACCGGATGTGTTACGAGCGAAGCAGCCGAGGGATCAGTTCCGAATCCCTGATGCAGGGCGCAGCGGCCATGCAGAGCAGCTCGACGCCGAGGTTCCTGACTAGCGCGGCCAAATCGAGCAAAGGTGACTCGAACCAGACCCGAGACTCGTACGACTTCTCCAACTGCAGCGAGCCGTCCGAGATGGACGACAACGCCGAGGAGCACCTGTTCGACATCGTGTGCGAGTCCTCGGCCACCGACGAAGAGGGCGATTCCGAGCCCAGGGTCACGCCCAGAAAACGGAGCACTAAGGGGCCGAGCTCGGACGACTCTACCGATCCCGGCGCAAAGAAAATCAAGCAAGAGCGAGCTGAAGATTATTACACGGTGGCTAACGCACAAGCACAAGCCGCCTCAGAGGGCGCTCCGTCGTGTAGCATCTCCCAGTCGCCCAAACCCACCTCTCAGATCAGACCTTCATCCAGATCTTCAGCACCACACAATCCACAGCTCCTGGAGGACGGAGATCTGGTGGGCGTGTCCTCCTCACCGCCGGAGAACTCCTCCTCATCTGTGAccaaacacatgcacacgccAATCAGCGGCTCTCAAAACAGAACACACATGAACTCGCACATGAACCCGGCGGCCAATCAGAGCGCGGCGTCTCTGAGCCAACCGGGAAGGAGTGACATGGTGGAAGTGCTTCCTAACGGGGACTTCAGCCTGCCCTTTGAGGATCCCTCAGGTGTAGTGCACCCTGAAATGGACATTTTAGCAGCACAGAGTCTCAGCGCAGAGCCCAAAGGTGACGCAGGTAAAGACCTTTTCTATTCAGGACAAagtttaatagttttatattctttaactCTTCACAAAGATCTCACGGTCTCCTGAAGAAAGGTTCTGATATTTAAACCATGCATCAGATGCATCTTAGGAAAACATAATGACACCATCTGAGTGATTAATCCAAGTGATTCATTTGAGTGATTCATTTGAGTGATTTATCccagtgatttatttatgtttttatatttatatgattcATTTGAGTGATTATTtcaatgatttattttactgaTTCATATAAGTGATCAATTTAAGTGATTCATTTGAGGGTCCATTAAAGTGATCATTTGAGTGACcatttgattcatttaaatGATCAGTTTAGTGATTCATTCGTGGttatttaaatgattcatttagatTGATTCATTTTGAGAGGTTATTTGAATGATTCATTTGAGTGGTTATCCCAGTGATTTATTTaagtttgttcatttatatgattcatttaaGTGCTTCATTTGAGGGTCCATTTGAGTGACCATTTGATTCAATGATCAAATGATCAATTTAGTGATTCATTTAAGTggttatttattcaaatgattcattttgagAGGTTATTTGAGTGGTTTGAGTGatcatttaaatgatttgtttgAGTGACTCTGTTTCAGCCAACACTAATCCCATTCTTAACATGACACCATTTGAGTGATTCATGTGAGTGATTCATGTGAGTCATTCATGTGAGTGATTCATGTGAGTGGTTATTTTAGTGATatttcagtgatttattttactGATTCATTTAAGTAATCAATTTAAGTGATTCATTTGAGTGACCATTTGAGTGGTCATTTGAATGATTCATTTGAGTGGCCATTTTTCAACCAACTCAAATCCCATTCTTTACTCATGCATCCGTTGAATGTTTAAACAAACCGGTAATCACAACACGATGGATGGTTtggaaaaaattaagaaaatttgTGTCCAATCTGCgtgaattataataaaaaaaaacaaataagaaaacctgtttactcgaAACTCACGCAGAACTGAAGTCTACGGGCAgcttatataataaaaatgattaaatatttaaatgacacaactataaaacaaaaatgtaaatctgCAGGCGTTCCACAGGAACGTGAGAGAAAATCTTCCCAAAGCTGATGGACTTTTATCTGTAACTTTCACACGCTGCAGCGGTGCAGTAAGAAGTAGTTCCGGTTACTTTACGCTTTCCTGATGGCGGTTAAAGACGTGCGACTACCACAGGAAAAGTAGTTCCATCTCTGAAAGGAGCGATTCGACACATTTACAGCTTCATTTCTACACAAAcacttttattcttattttattcttattttatctttaaaggTGCGTTAGGCAATATTTGTCAGAATTTAAGATTAGCTCTCTGGTCGTTAAATATGTAGAGATGAACAAgaattgatttattcatttatttacttatttatttatttaaactcttTGACCCCGCCCTCATTCCCGCTCATGTACACACAGCTCCGCCCCCCAGAGCCTAGCACAGTTCAGTTAGAGTTAGCAGCTGTTCAACTGCTTGAAAGTCAAGTTATAACGCTATAAACACGCAAAATTCAGCTCGTACTTCGTTTTATGAGAAAGATCACGAGTACTTTCACCATCCTGATTTCCTCTGTAATGAGGTTTGCAGACTGAGATGGGGGCGGAGTGAAGCGGCGATGGCGAGCGTCAGTAAATAACTGACACAGATGTTTACATGAACATCAGATTCCGTTTAAAGTCTATATTCGGGCTGCAGCCGTActccgaatacgatgtttatacgTGTACAGGTATCGGAATATTCCCGTACACGCGGTTGCTGTAAGTTTGCCGATCTACACGTGCGCTTTTCCTTTCCCGCTGTTGTTTCCCGGGAGATTCAACACGCTGCTTTTGTTTATACAGTACGCtcagttattagttttattactcatttttcacactaatttaattaggACACTTCTCTAACACTCTCTAACAACTCCGCCTCGACACGGAAAGGCTCGGGTACGCACGTGTTCAGCTACGCATCtcttagcacccacaattccttgcgggcTGAACACGCGCTTATATCTGCTCTCAGTGGATTTTcggaataaggtgtttacatgcaacacgTTTAAACCGATTAAAACAGGAATATTCCAGGAACGGGATTCGGAATCTGGGGAGACGggatattgtcttaatctgactCGGGCAATCGGATTGCGGCGTTTACATTCACGACTCAGTACTAATTCGAATATCGCCAAATTCCAGTTGATATCAGGATATTGATGTGGACGTAAACGTAGCCACGGACAAGTATTCCAGACCATAACGCAGTTTTCGAAACGGGTCTCAGCCGCATAATACGACTGTACTGAGGCTgtggcttattattattattattattattattattattattataaattacgGCTGCAAAATATATAGAATTTATCGAAAtattgcaaatgtaaatatcgtgATATGTGTTCTGAAAGGCCTCGCGATAACTGAACgatttcaatatttcaaaaagttacgaaaaTCTAAGTTTTATTTCAACCCAGAGAGCAGAGAAtgctttattttcctctaaagaacatgaaacatgtatgttggttttgtcattttcagtttttaaa
This is a stretch of genomic DNA from Pangasianodon hypophthalmus isolate fPanHyp1 chromosome 17, fPanHyp1.pri, whole genome shotgun sequence. It encodes these proteins:
- the LOC117599389 gene encoding retinitis pigmentosa 1-like 1 protein, with protein sequence MSADAEAEAEAFNDFLTVLLEEISDEINLPLVLIVNHVIFFFSGDIEAEAEGQAEVEVEVEAEGEAEIEAEVEAEIEAESEAEGETKAEAEVEAEDKGEAEGVVEEGKLDDTETENSTSLESNNTEKPENTGNGNEKKKRSRRGTRGKGRKINYRKFQDNKAGRSAAEAVERPAEDAETENSTPLADKPMVKADEESEPKEEIQLPETETVNEQLLNEVKAKKKVRRGTRGRGRKINYKKVEDKEAEQNGGRKELTDAKASRDQRERQTERKPQTHTRVWTRRDRACESGWRGPAHCDQRDRRVPRRSAQETPSHAGA
- the LOC113544070 gene encoding uncharacterized protein KIAA1958 isoform X1 codes for the protein MGDCLHTSADSLSKLVKWAHSHGTICTLIPSLKHLLTEGAHGNLTALWGCSAGHAYHWPLTSSCKTAHKDRMCYERSSRGISSESLMQGAAAMQSSSTPRFLTSAAKSSKGDSNQTRDSYDFSNCSEPSEMDDNAEEHLFDIVCESSATDEEGDSEPRVTPRKRSTKGPSSDDSTDPGAKKIKQERAEDYYTVANAQAQAASEGAPSCSISQSPKPTSQIRPSSRSSAPHNPQLLEDGDLVGVSSSPPENSSSSVTKHMHTPISGSQNRTHMNSHMNPAANQSAASLSQPGRSDMVEVLPNGDFSLPFEDPSGVVHPEMDILAAQSLSAEPKGDAAYEIERLKALLQVERNKSMMLGETISSLKQDKELLQQELTKKAELICEFLQDQLRPDKRRVHPSSQMEAGSSHQLIGSFPDEGAPFESPALFDSFEEVEVHPLDRQRTIKISSKRNRDGENTRVRMKNVVGVIARYMTALQEFRRSVSMKVAFDRVGVDRNTISRTAAIAELSLAAPEVFHALPPWDEKEETLAHYAVRCRQAMDDNIKAKIKAMKAKGELLPIVSK
- the LOC113544070 gene encoding uncharacterized protein KIAA1958 isoform X2, with protein sequence MGDCLHTSADSLSKLVKWAHSHGTICTLIPSLKHLLTEGAHGNLTALWGCSAGHAYHWPLTSSCKTAHKDRMCYERSSRGISSESLMQGAAAMQSSSTPRFLTSAAKSSKGDSNQTRDSYDFSNCSEPSEMDDNAEEHLFDIVCESSATDEEGDSEPRVTPRKRSTKGPSSDDSTDPGAKKIKQERAEDYYTVANAQAQAASEGAPSCSISQSPKPTSQIRPSSRSSAPHNPQLLEDGDLVGVSSSPPENSSSSVTKHMHTPISGSQNRTHMNSHMNPAANQSAASLSQPGRSDMVEVLPNGDFSLPFEDPSGVVHPEMDILAAQSLSAEPKGDAGCLNSEEPFWPSTSDLCPNSESHSEERKQLEEYITSVDPVTLRNLQAVISRVLRFHEQTRVQVHSPPRPGEQELFPGSGLFLPPYKLACIHQESRQDSMRLFHLLFEHFFTEEDLIGAVAFGKRGKVPDGKKILDRRKVDGIISYVLRCSTLDGWTPVESAKLKKACINKCRLRIGQRKKLAQGPYLFHKSGPSYI